The genomic segment atggatCATTTTGAATACAGTCATAGGTATATAGAGGTAAAATTTATTTGTACTTGTAAAATTATGCATTGAAAGATTAATGGTTTATTTGAAAATGTTCTAGAACATATGGACACTATTAACTACAAGCAAGACATTTTCTTCGATAATTTTGAGTAGAAATAGGGACTAACATCCAACATTCTTTTCAGTTTTACTCAATGCTAAAAGTGTACTTTACAAACCAATTTCTCTCAAACACTTTTTTCATCgcttcttttacatctttgttcctcaaacTGTAGATGATGGGATTCAGCATGGGAATCACAATGGTGTAGAATACAGACACTATCATGTCATGGTTTAAAGCATAGCTGGaacttggtctcatatacatgaaaAGGATTGTTCCATGGTAAACTGACACTCCAGTTAAGTGAGAACCACAAGTGGAAAACACTTTTTGCCTCCCTTCAGGAGTGTGCATCCTCAAAATGGCCAACAAAATGAAGCCATAGGAGATCAGGACAATCAGAATGGTGAATACCTCAATAGAACCCACAAAGTAGAAGAGTAGAAGCTGGTTGATGTGAGTGTCAGAACAGGAGATAGCAAGGAGTGGAGGGATATCACAAAAGACATGTCTAATTTCATTGGATGCACAGAAGGAGAGGCTAAAAGTTGCAACTGTGTGTAAAGTACCATGCACAATACCACCAACATACGAAGCAGTGATGAGTGGCACATAGACTCTGGGTGACATGTTAACTGAATAGAGAAGTGGGTTGTAGATTGCTACATAGCGATCATATGCCATTGCTGCCAAGAGAAAGCATTCTGTGGTCCCCAAAGTGACAAAGAGCAGCATCTGTGTTGCACATCCAATAAATGAAATGGCTTTTTTGTCTGTCAGAAAATTGACCAACATTTTTGGAGTGACAACTGAAGAATAGCAGGCATCCAAGATGGATAACATGCACAGAAAATAGTACATCGGATTGTGAAGTCGGGCATCTGCTGTGACTAATAAAACCAGCCCCAAATTTCCCAGTAAGGTAAAAATATAAATTgcaaaaaatagcaaaaaaaggTAGACTTGAAGCTCAAAGTCATCTGTGAAGCCCAGCAATGTAAACATGGTGACTTCGGTGACATTCTTCAACCGAGTCCTGTATGGCTCTACTGCTACTGACAACACCGACATTTCAGTGGCTGTGTCTGGGTCCTAAATGCAATATCCTGATACCCTGTGGAAACAGAGTGTACCCAGTTACatcttcatctttgttttttttttttttttttgaagggggtAATAACATCCTATAGGCAGTGATGGGATGTTGTTCAGACCTCCGTGATCCACGGAGTTTCTATTAACCGATTtccggaagtagatcgccaagccttacTTCCCAGTCCATCCTAATCTGGAAGTTTTTGCTGAtgcctattcagcatcacagcaaatgcaagcctctactgacaaatgggcagtggctgcacttgaggtgctttggccagaaatcaaacctgggtttcCCATATGAAAGggcagaattctaccacagaaccactaCTGCCCCCTAGAGATGGGATAGGCAGTGACAAAGTGGTTGAGCCCCAAGaacaccaaaccctttgccatccagtacattctgagtcatagcaaccttacaagacagggcagaactgctgcacagggtttccaaggagcggctggtgaatttgaactggcgaccttttggttagcagctgacctcttaacccctacaccgccagggctccatttggTCCCATGTGGATGCAATTTTCTGATTATATGTAAAAGAAATGGTTTCATTGCTTTGTTAGCCAAACCAGtcatgttaaaacaaacaaaaaacaatcacacaaaaaaaacttGCCAACTTAAGGGGTTCTCAAAAAGGCAAAATCTTATGATTCTCAAAGACCAAtgaatagaagaatttaaaaatccaaaaaccaTGTAATTGAAAGTACACACTATGACACTAGCCTAGAATTTGCTGCAGTGTGCATCAACAcctttccttaatgtcttctattgtAAAATGAGAGCAACAGCACCAGCCACTTACGAGATTGGATTACATTTAAACGAGAAAAACTTTGTGAAAAAGATctaactttaaaattttctcagATACTAGAGAATAGGATAATTTAGACTTACTTTTCAAGTTGTTTTGAAAGGCAGTTTCTGATGATCCAACCATTTTATATGCCATTTTCTCTTAATTACCCCATTCCATTGGCATTTCTAGAACAGTGGTGAACAGGACAGCAGACTGTATTCTGGAGACAAATTCATCCTATATGCAAAGGAAAACAggacattatcttttttttttaagtttctcttCCAAACACATATTAAGTTGTCCATTTTTCCTTTGCAGCTTATTgtaccattattattttttttttcaggttttaacTTAATGGCTATTTTAAAACGTCTCTCTATTCTTAAGTagtcctggtggaacagtggttaagtgcttggcttctaacctaaaggtcagcactTGGAACCGCCAGCcgctacacaggagaaagatgtggcaggttgCTTtggcaaagattacagctttggaaaacctatAAGGTTTTCTGTCTAAGGctactatagagtcactataagtgacaaccaacttgactgcaatgggtttgatttctggTTTTTCTCTCATTAGTCCTGTAAAGTCCTTGGGTGGATTTTAGAGACATATTCCTGCCCCgtccccctgcaaaaaaaaaaccatggtcaTTTCTTTAATATATTATAGTTGCTTATGGAGTCTTTTTTTATGGAGCCTTGGAATAACTATGAAATAAATATCACCCAATAATTACTAATAAATGTATCGCTGTTATtgctaaaagaataaaatcacTATTATTGCCACAAAGTagtactatttatttatttatttcctgtaTGCCATCAGGCTGTTTCTAATGTAACAAAGTATGAATAAAGAAAAGtacatgggaaaaaaagaaaaaagacccaaAGAGGCATCTGCACCTCACCTGAAAGCCTCTCCTACTAAAACACCATTAAATACTGGATTCATCTTAGTTAGGAGTGAGATTCCAGGactttcatttttccttcattgtgTCATAGACTGATGTGTTCGAGCCATTGTTTTTCAGCATTTAAGGAAGTGAaaaccatcacccatctgtctaTTTGTCGTATTAccgtggcttgtgtgttgctatgattctggaagctatgccaccagtatttcaaataccagaagggtcacctgAAGTGAACAGGTTTGAGAGGAGCTTCccgactaaggcagactaggaagaaaggcctggggaat from the Loxodonta africana isolate mLoxAfr1 chromosome 7, mLoxAfr1.hap2, whole genome shotgun sequence genome contains:
- the LOC135231835 gene encoding olfactory receptor 5T9-like; translated protein: MSVLSVAVEPYRTRLKNVTEVTMFTLLGFTDDFELQVYLFLLFFAIYIFTLLGNLGLVLLVTADARLHNPMYYFLCMLSILDACYSSVVTPKMLVNFLTDKKAISFIGCATQMLLFVTLGTTECFLLAAMAYDRYVAIYNPLLYSVNMSPRVYVPLITASYVGGIVHGTLHTVATFSLSFCASNEIRHVFCDIPPLLAISCSDTHINQLLLFYFVGSIEVFTILIVLISYGFILLAILRMHTPEGRQKVFSTCGSHLTGVSVYHGTILFMYMRPSSSYALNHDMIVSVFYTIVIPMLNPIIYSLRNKDVKEAMKKVFERNWFVKYTFSIE